Within the Dolichospermum compactum NIES-806 genome, the region TAATAAACGGCTTCCTGCTGACGTAATTGGCTTTGCTAAAAATGGTCTAGATTTAGCAGCAATTAAAATTCGCAATCAGAATAATCTGCCCACATTATCCTTAGCTAAATCAGTCAAGATTGGACAATCTGTGTACGCCATTGGTAGTCCTTTTGGTTATGAAAATCACAATAATTTTACCGCAGGTGTTCTTAGTAATATTGACACATTAACAGGAATAATTAAACACGATGCCCGTATCAATTCGGGTAATTCTGGTGGACCATTACTCAACTCCCAAGCACAAGTTATTGGTGTGAACACTGCTATTCGACTTGATAGACAAGGAGGCAATAGTGGCATTAGTATGGCCATTTCTGTAGAGAAGATCCAAGGCTTTTTAACTGCAATTAGTCAAGGTAAGATTTCTCCTGTGAGTACATTACCAAAAGTAGAAATCAAACATCGGTCTCAACCATTAACTCTGAATGGTCAAATAATCAACGACAATCTCAGCCAAGATGATAATCGTTTGTCTGATAAAAGCTACTTTAAAAGCTACATCTTTGAGGGTAGAAAAGGTCA harbors:
- a CDS encoding S1C family serine protease; translated protein: MLSIQVLASPNGLAFPQPNHHSNSVIAQNSEEQTRIRVNQKASPAVVYINTGESSGSGFIFSPDGLIITNAHVLQDAPATVTVVLANNKRLPADVIGFAKNGLDLAAIKIRNQNNLPTLSLAKSVKIGQSVYAIGSPFGYENHNNFTAGVLSNIDTLTGIIKHDARINSGNSGGPLLNSQAQVIGVNTAIRLDRQGGNSGISMAISVEKIQGFLTAISQGKISPVSTLPKVEIKHRSQPLTLNGQIINDNLSQDDNRLSDKSYFKSYIFEGRKGQQISIEMNSSEIDPILQILDSQGRVFAQNDDITPNNLNARIAGKLPEDDTYIVIAGASKLGISGRSETGNYTITAISDP